A window of Variovorax paradoxus genomic DNA:
CTTGACGCCGGCCGAGACCTTGGTGACAGTACGCCCCTGCAGCTCCACGGCGCCGGCCTCGATGAGTTGCTGGAGGTAACTGCGGGAAAATTCGGGCACCAGCGCGGCCAGCGCGCGGTCGAGCCGCTGGCCGTGCTGCGCCGAATCGATGATGAAGGGCCGCAGCTCGCTGGCCTCGGCCGGGTCGGCGCCTTCCTCGTGTTCGGCCGCCTCCAGATGCTCGGGGGTATTGCCCAAAGGGTCGGTCGATATAATTGAGGGTAACTGTTTCACGAAAGCCGTATGTGATGTTTCGCGCCAAATTATCGGTCCCCACCTGGATCGCGCTCAGCGCGGTGGCCCTGCTCGCAGCCGGCTGCTCGTCGACCTCCGTCGACAAGACCGCGAACTGGAGCCCCAACAAGATCTACGCGGAAGCCAAGGACGAGGCCGGATCGGGGGCCTACGACAAGGCCGTGCCGCTCTACGAGAAGCTAGAAGGCCGCGCCGCCGGCACGCCGCTCGCGCAGCAGGCCCAGCTGGAAAAAGCCTACGCCCAGTACAAGTCGGGCGAAAAGGCCAGCGCCATCGCCACCATCGACCGCTTCATGAAGCTGCATCCCGCGAGCCCCGCGCTCGACTATGCGCTCTACCTGAAGGGCGTGATCAACTTCAACGACGACCTAGGCATGTTCGCGTTCCTCACGCGCCAGGACCTGTCCGAGCGCGACCAGAAGGCGGCCAAGGAGTCGTTCGAGTCGTTCAAGGACCTCGTGACCCGCTTCCCCGAGTCGCGCTACGCCCCTGACTCGCGCCAGCGCATGAACTACATCGTGAACTCGCTCGCGCAGTACGAAGTTCATGTGGCCCGCTACTACTACTCGCGCGGCGCCTACCTGGCAGCCATCAACCGGGCCCAGATCGCCCTGTCCGACTACCGCGAAGTGCCGGCGCTCGAGGAAGCCCTGTACATCATGGTGAAGTCGTACGACGCGCTCGGCATGAAAGACCTGCGCGACGACGCCCAGCGCGTGCTGACCACCAACTACCCCCAGAGCACCTACCTTGCCAACGGCTTCAAGGGCAAGGACGACCCCTGGTGGAAGGTCTGGTAAGGCCAGCCAGCCCTGCTGAACAGCAGCAGGCGCGCTCTGGCTAGTTCTTGAGCGCGTCCAGCGCGGCGTCGAAATCCGCTTCGTTTTCGAGCCGCCGCATCGGCGGAAGCGCCGCCAGCAGGCGGCGTCCATAGCCCATGGCGACCAGGCGGGTGTCGCAGATCGCCAGCACGCCGCTGTCGGTTTCCCGCCGGATCAGCCGCCCCGCCCCCTGCTTGAGCGCGACGGCCGCCTCGGGCAACGAATAGTCAGCAAACGAACTGCGCCCCTGCGCCTCGAGCCGCTGCGAGCGCGCCTCGACCAAGGGATCGTTGGGCGGCGGGAACGGCAGCTTGTCGATCACCACCAGTTGCAGCGCATCGCCCGGCGCATCGAAGCCCTCCCAGAACGAAGCCGATGCCACCAGCACGCAGCCTGCGCGCCCGGCGCTCGCCCCTTCGCGGAAACGGTCCATCAGCACCCGCTTGGGCAGTTCGCCCTGCACCAGCACCTCGGGCCGCGCTTCGGTCTCCAGCAGTTCGAACTGCTGCTTGATGGCATCGCCAATGGTGCGCAAGGCGCGCAGCGTGGTCGTCAGCACCAGCGTGCGGCCACCGAGCTCGGCAGCGCCGCGTGCAGCCAGTTGGGCGACCCGCTGGCTGTGGGAGGGATCATTGGGCTTGGGGAACGCGCGAGGCACGTACAGCGCGGCCTGCGATGCGTAGTCGAACGGGCTCTGCACCCGCAGTACTTCGGCATCGTGCAGACCACAGGGCTCGGTGAACCAACGCAGCGTGGGCTCGTCGCCCAGCGTGGCCGAGGTAAAGACCCAGGCCCGTCCGCCGTCTTCCTGCACCGGCGCCTCACGTGCCGACCGTTCGCCATAGGCATCGAGTTCGTCGTCGCTGTCGTCCCCGTCATCGTCCGCATCGGCACCCGCTTCGTCGACGATCTTGAGCACCCGCTTGCGCATCGCATCGGCGATGTCCAGCGGCGACTCGATCAGTCGCAGCTGCGAGCCGACATCAACCCAGCGCACCGAATCGACCTCGCAAGGCAGCGCGAAGCGTGCGGTGCGCTTGGCTAGCTGGCGTGCCCGCTCGTGCAGCCGCACGAAGTCAGGGGAAATCTCGCTGACGGTGGCCAGCCCCTCGGCCGCCTGCTCGAACGAGTGCTGCAGGTCGTCGAGCGCGCTCTGCCAGGCGTCGGGGTCGATGCCTTCCGGCGCGGGCCCCAGCCAGCGCAGCTTGGCGCCCGGCCACTGCTTGCCGACCACCAGCCGCAGCTCGCGCGCGGTGCGCTCGACACCGGAAACCAGCTGCTGCCAGTCGACCAGCCCGCGCGCGTGCTGCAGGCCCGAGCCCAGCATGTCGCGCGCGAAATCCAGCGCCTGCCCGCTCCCGAGCTGCGCGCCCAGGAACTGCACGCCGGTTTCATTGAGCTGATGCGCCTCGTCGAACACCACGACGCTCACGGTGGGCAGCAATTCCGCCATG
This region includes:
- a CDS encoding ATP-dependent DNA helicase, which gives rise to MTGALEDKVRDAFAQDGALSRAAEQFRERSGQTEMAMAVARTIDQGGVLVVEAGTGVGKTFSYLVPALLSGERVLLSTATKTLQDQLFGRDLPRLVEAFGLPVRTALLKGRGSYLCLHRLDTARHDASLPERGSLRTLAKIEQWSKATRTGDLAELPGLDERSPLIPLITSTRENCLGAQCPQFKACHVNLARREALAADIVVINHHLFFADLAVRETGMAELLPTVSVVVFDEAHQLNETGVQFLGAQLGSGQALDFARDMLGSGLQHARGLVDWQQLVSGVERTARELRLVVGKQWPGAKLRWLGPAPEGIDPDAWQSALDDLQHSFEQAAEGLATVSEISPDFVRLHERARQLAKRTARFALPCEVDSVRWVDVGSQLRLIESPLDIADAMRKRVLKIVDEAGADADDDGDDSDDELDAYGERSAREAPVQEDGGRAWVFTSATLGDEPTLRWFTEPCGLHDAEVLRVQSPFDYASQAALYVPRAFPKPNDPSHSQRVAQLAARGAAELGGRTLVLTTTLRALRTIGDAIKQQFELLETEARPEVLVQGELPKRVLMDRFREGASAGRAGCVLVASASFWEGFDAPGDALQLVVIDKLPFPPPNDPLVEARSQRLEAQGRSSFADYSLPEAAVALKQGAGRLIRRETDSGVLAICDTRLVAMGYGRRLLAALPPMRRLENEADFDAALDALKN
- a CDS encoding outer membrane protein assembly factor BamD, with the protein product MFRAKLSVPTWIALSAVALLAAGCSSTSVDKTANWSPNKIYAEAKDEAGSGAYDKAVPLYEKLEGRAAGTPLAQQAQLEKAYAQYKSGEKASAIATIDRFMKLHPASPALDYALYLKGVINFNDDLGMFAFLTRQDLSERDQKAAKESFESFKDLVTRFPESRYAPDSRQRMNYIVNSLAQYEVHVARYYYSRGAYLAAINRAQIALSDYREVPALEEALYIMVKSYDALGMKDLRDDAQRVLTTNYPQSTYLANGFKGKDDPWWKVW